The sequence below is a genomic window from Amia ocellicauda isolate fAmiCal2 chromosome 6, fAmiCal2.hap1, whole genome shotgun sequence.
CTCCAAGGAAGCACACAACATTCCCAAAAGGTGATTTTCTTCTGCTCAGTACACAGGCACTGTCATCAAGGGTatgagaaatacaaaaaatctgtttagggactgaaaatgcattggcatccataatcaattaattatttaaagttaGATCATCACAAAGTTAAGTTTATGTCATTACATAAGGAAATATAATCTGTGAATAACATTTCAAACTGTGATTATATCATGTACCGGTATTTTTTATTGCGAGATGAGTGATGCGGTATCATGAGATTAATGAATGCCGTTTCATGACTCATTTGAAGTACTTTGTTTCGGAGTGGGGAGGGGTCGTCACTGATTCATCTAAGCGAAATCCCATGTTGTGAAATCATCATGGGCGGcaagaactaaaaaaaaacctctctcCCCAGATTCCACCCCCCCGCAGTGGTTGGGATCATGGGCAGTGCAGCTGCATCAGCTAAACTTCTCGGCCTGGAAGTTCCTCAGTGTCGAGAGGCACTTGCTATAGCTGCCTCGTACGCCGGGGCTCCTATGGCCAATGCGGCCACACAGACCAAACCCCTGCACATTGGGAACGCCACACGAAGGGGCTTGGAGGCAGCCTATTTGTCCCTTTTGGGGCTTGAAGGCAACAGGCAGATTCTTGACATGGACTCTGGTTTTGGCGCTTTCTACACAGACTACACTCCAGACAGGCTGCCGAATGTCAGCTCCTACAGGTGGATTCTGGAGGACCAGGATGTGGCTTTCAAGCGATTCCCGGCTCACTTGGGGATGCACTGGGTGGCAGACGCGGCTGCAGCATTGAGGGCCAGATTACTAGCAACCAACCCAAATATGGACTTCAAGCAGATCAAACACATAGTGCTGAGAGTGCCGAACTCCCGGTACATAAACTGCCCTTTCCCTGCCTCGGAGCACGAAGCCAGGCACTCCTTTCAGTTCAACGCTTGCACCGCAATGCTGGATGGAAAGGTGTCGGTCGAATCTTTCAGCAGCTGCGAAATGGACAGAATGGAATTAAAAGAGCTGCTGGCGAAGGCGAAAGTGGAAAACCCACAGGACAACCTGTCCAACTTTGACACAATGTACTGTGAGGTCCAAGTTGAACTGAACAATGGGGAGGCGTTTACAGAGCGCTGCAATACGTTTTACGGCCACTGGAGGAAGCCTCTGAGCCAGGCAGATCTCTGTCAGAAGTTTAGAGACAACGCGTCCCTCGTGCTGCCACTGGacgcagtggagggtgttatcAATCTTGTAGATAACTTGGAGCAGCTCACAGATGTTTCTGTGCTGAGCTCATGCCTGCAAATGAATATGCAAACTCAGCTCTGTCAGAAAATGCCTCATTGAGTCACTCTCGGTCAATAACTCATTTGTATTTCCTGCTACATCAACCACAGGGTAAAACAAACGAaagtcaaacaaaacaaaaacactcaagTTCATTTTGTACCCATCTTGTAAACTTGTTTGGATTGTATTCGGTACTATTAAAAATACTAATCAGAATGATTGTCCTGACGTAACAGAATACTTACAATGGCAGTTACTGAACCACACTGGggtaaaacaaaggatttgcTCTGTGCTAATTTTAAATTTGCTTTGGTATCagtgacattttaaatcactATAGACCCATTCCTTATTTACATGTAGCTTTTTTCCATTCATTTAAGACAAGGAGCACTAAAGAGAAGATATTATTAGATAACTATAGTGTTCTTCACTCTTTCCCATGACTCATGTCTGCTCTAAACAAGACAATGTTATTGATGGTATAAACAAACTCTGTAAAGGGGCGAGGCTTTAGACAATTCAGATTATGATGAATGCAGGTCTGTGTAAAATAAACTACTACCTCCCGTCCACACGTGTTGTTATGATGTCACACACAATGCTGGGAAATGTAACCCTGTTTTCAGGCCAGTGGAAAGTTGTCAAGTAACTCATGCTTGTACTCACTGGTAGAAATCAATATCTTCAGCTACAATTGAGCAGACAGACACTCAATACACTGCCTGTGTGTTATATTCATCAACAGCCTACGCGACAGAGAGCCAGGCAGACTAGGGGAGACCACCGAGTCCCCTGTgctccagcagcacagcaggGAAACCAGGCCTGCTGAGCACGGCTGCTTCAGCGAGACTTGCACCACTACAGACATGTCTGCTTCTCACTGGCCAGCAACTTCTGTGCTTCCTACACAGAACAGAAGTACAGCGAAACATCTCTGCCCTCTAATTAAGAGACGGGATAGCCACAACTAACGACTGTTCATGCGTGCTCTGAACTCACCACTGACATGGAAACTGCCACAAGCTGAAAACCGTGATACAGCTTTCAGTATTAATATAGTTATTTTCAATGACCACAAATGATTCTGTTAGAGTAAGCATATTTATTGGCTAGTGTTTGTGCAATAACAGGGATTCATTCTGATTTTCAATGCAATAGTGTACCACTACAGAAAACTATACAGAATCTTTAATTTTCAGTAAAAGAAAACCCCATTGCTTTAGCAGTTTTATTAGGATTTCGTTTCCCAGGTCGGAGTGTTATATTCCATACGCTTCCCAACAAAGGTCACTGCATTTATGACTCCGTGGCCGCAGAGAAATTCAAGCGAGTTTCAGCACCTCCTGTACCATTACACCAACACCGTCGAAGATCTCATGAAGAGGGGCTTCACACATGAACGCGCACGTCGTCACGATTTTATTCTTCTCGTCCACGTGGGCTTCGTCGACGTTTTTGCAGACGTGCTTGCAGCCCAGTTGCTCGATCGCCCCGGCTGTGTCAGCACCTGGAAACCTGGAATTGAAAAGCGAGGCAGTAAGGGAACGCTACATGGCAGCTGTCCATCCAATTCAAGACTCGGTTCAAGACGCTCAAGCAGTCAAAACCCCTGCGGTCGATCGTGTAACAACTGCAttcaaacaaatgtgttttcacTCCATTGAGCCATGTGGCTGGATAGATTTTATTGCATGTCAAACAAAATGACTAACGGATTTCAACAGAGGGTGAGATCTTCTGGCAATGCTGTTGGGAAATTGTTTATTGTAAAACAAGACCGTACCAGTCGACAGCAAATAAGCCTTGCATGCCACCTACTGGTAGTACTACATTACAGAAAAATGACTCATTTCACTAGTACTTACTGCAAATCTATTTAAATATGAAGTGGGCTTTGCCACCATCTGTTTACCTGCCGTCATCATTGTTATTGTGTCCCACGGTCACTTCGCAGCCCGGGAACACTTTGGCAGCCAGCACTGGGGAAATGCAGCACAGTCCAATTGGCTTCTTGGCGCTGTGGAAAGCCTGCAGGGTGGACTTCACCTGGTCGTTCACCGTGCAGTCCTTTCCACTCACAGCCCAGGTGCAGAGGTTTTTAGCAACTCCAAATCCACCTTAAACAGCAGGGGAAGACAGGAAGTTGCACTTGTAAGTTTACATCTTAAATCATATGCAAGCATTTGCAGTATAGCTGTATAGATTTAGTATTACAAAAAAACCTGATCTAAACCCTTTATGGATAATCCTCTGAATTGAGTATCAGGGTCGGCTCCTGAAGTTGTTCAATTAAATGGAAGAGCGCTAAACTCTCCCTGTGCATCATGTCTTCATTAGCACATGCACCCAGGGAGACTTCCAGCTGTCACACAGACTACTTATAGTGGGTATGGGTATATAAAATACATCTGCATAAACTAGAAATTCTAACCCGGAAAAATAACAGCATCCTGTTCACCGACGTCCAGCTCAGCGAGGTCCTGAATATTCCCTCGTGCCAGGCGGGCACTTTCTACCAGAACGTTTCTCTTCTCCTCTGTTGGGCTGCCCTTCACATGGTCAACTACATGCATCTGGTCAATATTAGgagcaaacattttaacctgAGGAGggaataaaagaaaatgaaacgcTTCCACATAGTTTTGATGAATCCTGCAGTGTCTGTGGAGTATATGCATACATCAATATTGACATTCCTTAAAATGGGATCAATCCTGATGTTGAAGACTTCATTCCCTCAAAATACAGAAGTGAATTCTCGAATATATAACCCGTGTGTCTGTGACAGGTTTCATGATGGAGAAGGGAAGTCATGTGACCCCTGCAGTGTGACGCACCTGCTCTCCGCTGATTGGATATTGAATAAATCAGACACCGGAGAAGCCCGACACCATTTCAACACAATTTACCTCCAATACAGACGTACCCCTAAACAAACTCAAGTCATGCAAAATGCAAACTTATTTCACAGCCCAGCTTCCTCCACGCAGTGTTGCTGTACATtttaacatcgcactgcataaCAGCATGTGGATACAAGTTCATAACGCGAAAAAGAAAGGGCTCACATGAGAAACACGCAGACGACAACATCGGTGTGACTACGATTAAAACAATTAGCTGAACGATGACCGGATCGCGATTGGATTTACAAGGAAGTAACCGGAGCCCAAGTGGCCGTCACTCACAGTCGCGCCGCCCCGGCTCAGATGCACCAGCGCCGCCGAGGCCTCATGGATCTCACTGCCGTCAAACACCCCACAGCCGGCCAGCACCACCGCCACCCGCTTCGCCATGTCCGCCTTCAATGTGGTTTATAAGGCTGTCGAGTGGAGAAGAAACGACGATGAGGGGCGGGGGGCTGAGCTGGTGTGCTTTTATAGCCTGCAGTAATGACACCACTGCGCCCTCTGCTGGCGCGGATGTACAGGACAGAGTAGTACGGAAGCATATAGTGGACTTCATTAATTAAAcacatacatgaataaatacatacatgttgaaataaataatcccACAATTGCATATTCATTTTCCATTCTTGCACGCGTTATTTgggtcaaaatgaaaatgttaatggAAAAGCCAATTGCATTTTCAAAGACACCCCCCGTTTCATGGTGGACTTTATTAACATGCTAATTAAATTGCGAAAGTGAAAAACAGCGGCCCCCTTTGTCATTACgaagttattttcttggcaccGGAGGTATCACATGATGCACTGCAAAGCACATGACTGAACCCGGAAGTGAGCGAGCGCACTGAAGTTGTCCGGTTCGGGTCTCAGAGATGAGAGGCGTGCAGGTGTTGACATggtgtgtgttgtctgtgcttGCTTTGAGTCCACAATCGTTTGGACTGGATCGTGGAGAAAATCACCAGCAATGGCCGGTACCTTACAGGTAAGAAAGATCAGTATGCAATAACGGAACAAGTTCGCACACATCGGGAAGTTTTTAATGGCGTGAGTGGCATTGTGACCGTGGCACCAGCACAGTTGTGTTTGCCAGTTTAAAGTCCGTGTGAGGGGTGATCGGTCTTAATGATGTGCTTGTCTTGATCTGTCTCAGGCGTTTTGATCATCGCCCGAAAGCTGACCCCTTCTGCCAGGCGTTATACCCCTTCTGCCCCACTGGCGCTGCAGACGGCAGTATCCCAGCCATGCACGATTCAGATGTAATTGAGGTTTTTCGGCTACAGGCGCCTGTATGGGAGTTTAAATACGGAGGCTTGCTTGGGATGTTTGTAAGTATTCCTAATTGCAAGTATTGACATGCATTCTAGTGTACAGTTAGAGGTTAATTAAGGTGTATCTCATGCTACCATCAAATGGATTGAAACCAATGCAAGGGGGCTTGCTTTACTGGCAATCAGGACACATGGGTGCAGTATAAAATTTAAAACTTGCATGCACAATTTTAGTTTTACAGCCATTTAAGACCACAGTGTTTAAATCAAGTATTGCCCATATATGTAAGCTTATTTAACCCCTTACAGTTATTGTATCTTCCTTGCAAACATCTGCAGTGAATGCCTCAAATACAAAGAgctttcaaaacatttaatagGCTAATACCTCCATGATCATGTGTGATTTCAGCACATCATGCACGATGCCATTGGTTTCCGGAGCACCGTGACCGGGCAGAACTACACCATGGAGTGGTACGAGCTCTTCCAGCTGGGCAACTGCACCTTCCCACACCTGAGAGACGAGATCAGAGCGCCCTTCTGGTGCAACCAGGGCGCTGCGTGCTTTTTCCCAGGGATAGACGACCAGCACTGGAAACAGAATGGCACTTTGGAGAAAGTGGCAGAAATGACAGGTAGGGTAATGAAGTAGAGAATTAGAGATTTATATCCTGACTGTGGCTGTAATGGTTTTACTTAAGATTGTCTTTGTCTGCTTCCAACATTGCAGGTACACAGTTCAACAAAATGGCCAAATGGGTAAAGGAGGACAATGAAACGGGTATTTATTACGAAACATGGACAGTGCAATCCGAGCCCAGCCCCGACAGCACCATGTGGTTTGAATCCTATGACTGCTCTCAATTTGTACACCGGACTTACAGAAAACTGGCAGAGATGGGTGTGACTTTTAAAAGCGCTGTCCAAACCAACTACACAAAGCTATTCCTGTACAGTGGACAACCTACTTTTTTAGGAAATGATACCACCATCTTCGGAGACACCAGGAAGAATCCGTTGGCCGCTGAGATAAGGGACTTCTATCATTCTTTCAGACCTCACCAGTCAATCAAAGACTTTCTGCTCAGCCTTCTGGAAATATTTGACAGGGTTGTTTTGGAAAAGAGTTTCTATTTGTACTATAATTATGAATATTGGCATTTACCCATGAAGCCACCTTATATCAGAATTACTTATGAAGAAGTCCCCTTGCCTTAGACACATTTAAATGCCAATGAGATACTCAGAACCATTAAGTGTTTAAGAGCTGTGCTAAGTAAAACATATGCAAATCAATGCAATGCTTTGTGAGTCAAATCCCAGGCTCTCCAAAGTGCTATTAGCTGAATCAAAGGGTGATTCTCCCATCTTGCTGTGGTTCAGAAAGCTAACAAtgcagaataatatatattttttaccttcTTTCATAACTAATGTTTGTGTGTAACTGCTTTAGAAAACTTTAcagcatttgtatttaaatgagtAGTTCAAATAGGTTTAAAGATCACAGTATGCGATGAGCAAAATCTAGGCAAGATGATTTCAGCCTCCCAGAGCAAGCTGAACAAAATAGCCAGTGAAGGTCACAAGTGGCAGCACTTATTTCAGTCACTGAATGAATGGGTAACCTGCATAGGGTTTCAGGTTTTTCCACATATTAGTAAACGCTAAGTAGGCTCTGCGGATGAGTTAAATCATAATTGTGTAACAGGAAATGAAAAAGTGTTTTTGTTCAGAGAGAACGGATATCCTCCATCCTAACTGCTCACTTACATGGACAGACTAAATTAATTTTTAATGGCTTGTAAAACACATCAAATCatattaaaatactgaaataagtATATTGTTGATATGTTTTCCAGAGtcagtttgttttatattaataaagaaCATGATTTTAGGGAGCATTTCATATTCTAATAGTCATGTTGCACACTCCTATGCTCCTGACTATTTTGCACAACCCCTATTCTGTGAATTTCTACAGCATTTTGGAATACCAGAATCTTATTCAGCCTACCGAACTCAACACAATCCTGAACAAAAACCCTGGCCTTAtttcaagagtttaaaatgtagcAGAAATGTACTGCAAACTACGTCAGCAAGAAAAAAGCAACACACATTCTATTCAATGTATTCTATAAACATTCCAGAAATTAAAGTGCAAAGAAAGCGTATCAATTGATTCACAAAGATTTATTTCAAAAAAGCATTTCCACAAACAACTCTGTCTTCTGGGCAAAGTAATATTTAGTCAAATACATAAAGCATTTGCTGTACTGATGCCCACGGGATAGAAACGGGTAGTACAGCAAGTTAAGCCTAAAAAATAGACCAACTTTTATACGCACTTAACTACAATAAATTGTATAGTAATTAATGAAATAATTGATTTTTCAGATATCTACACACTTAtggaatacattaaaaaagtttGGAGGGAGAAACTTTATGAAAACTGAACTGCAAATCAACATTCTTATTTCTTTTATTTCAACACAATAATTTAACATgaacaatatacatatataatagcTACTAACTACAAAATTGCCATTTTAGCtggtattaaaaaatacaaaataacaggaTATGTTTTATATGGTAAAATGTCTTCCAACAGAATACAATAACCACTGAAAGTGAAGAACTGTATGTAAGCTTTCATTTTCTCTTCATGTTCCATAACAATAAGGTTCAGAACCAGGAAGGCCTATTAACAATTCAAGAGTCAATAGTTAAAATGAAAGCTAACCGAAACAAAATATTTCTTGCACACTTTCTATATAACCTTTACAACCTACATAATggctctaaaaaaataaattaagtccTGACATTTGTCTCTAAAAGGTGGCAATGAACAACCACATTTCAGTGAATGTTGCTCAGATTTAAGTTTCTGGCTCTTAAAACACTCTCATAGTTTTAAGGTTGATTGTttcaattattaataatcaaATCACAGGAGAGGTTTCAAACTAAGGgtcagtttgtatttttttacgaGCTATTAGTTTGAATAAATCCAGACTTTACTCGTAACTCTTCAATGCATGGAAAAGAAACAGTGGTACAATATCCTgtccactgcccccccccccccccaattcaaAATAGCAATCAGAAAGCTTGCAGTCCAATCTTAAAACAGAACGAAGAGAAAGAGACATGGGACAGAGATTTTTCTTATAGGCTTATCCAGAAAGCTAAAACTCATAATATTCTCAAACTGAATACTCTTATTGCAATCATTTCTGTGCTTCACATAACAGTTTATAAATGCAAATCACATCTACATCGACATAATTATACACCACAAAAACATTCTTTAATAATCCAGCAATTAATATAAAAGCATTTTCCTAcgtaaataaattacaatcaaATCTGGCTACAAGGAAAATGTCCACTAACCACTTTCCTGTTCCTCATATAAAAAGACACCAGCCATTAGTGAAGAAACATGAAACCCTAACAGAGGGCGCagtaaagaaatacatatatacagatgtATTAATATGCTCAAACACACAGCATTTTATATACAAAACTGGACTTCCTTcttaaaggaaaatgtataaaGCATTTCACTCATATGATTTACTAAATCTCCTTGAACTCTGAACACCTTTGCTTACGGTGTACTTACACCGCAGTGCAGTGAGGCAAAGGGCATATTCAATGGAAAGGAAAAGTGTcaagaatggaaaaaaataataatctacacAAGAACTATACTAAGAACTGTGTGAAATTACTGTTAATTTGTGTactgaatgtttaaatgttgACATTTAACTTTCTTGAGCAACATCTTTTGAATTATTAGTCTATGATACCAAAACCATCAGGGGAAAAAGTTTTCCCACATAATAATTGAACAGATAAACCAAGCAAATCACAAATGTTGgaattttacatattttggaTCTATGTactttaaagaaaatgcctaaacattaaaacaaaaaataatttgtaaaatgtttcccTTCTAATCAATTAAGCACTCAACCTTTATTTATAGCAACAATATTTTTACATCACTTATCCAGCGACTTATTGCTTTAAGCTACAGTTTGCCAGTACATTTATATCTTACCGAGGAGTTCACTTCCATAGATAGAATGCACAAGCAttgtgtcattttctttttaacaatCCATccaacagattattttcatatgCAGTTATCCAGGGATCAGAACAAAAGTGTATGGAGTTAAATTAAATACTCCTCCTcttacacacagacaaaaaTCACCTAGTGACCAACATTGTTAACCTTTGGCATTTAACAGATATAACTACGAAAATTCCATTGGTGACATTTGTCATCATCTGGAAATACCGTACAACCCATCAATATCAGCAATTTACACtactgaaaaaaactaaatgagaGCTGGCACTAACCCCCCGTTTCATCTGCACTAATCATTTTGGTTTCCATGTAAGGTGCTTTAGGACTCCTCTACTGCTGCTTATCAACCTCCAAGCTTTTCTGCAGCAAAGGAATTTCAATTTTGAAAACAACTCAATATTAGGGGGCTCATATTAAAAAGACGAACTGAAGCCCGAAAGGTTTCATGTTTACAGATGTATTCACATTCCACGATGTGTAATCCATAATACAGTTTCAACGCAGAACTCTGAATGTGAATGCATCAATTACTTTGCAACTTCTGCAAACAATTAAAGTGCACATCGTTTTAAATCATATTTAGAGTGATATCTATATTTAGATTTAAATGTACATATCCATGTTTTGAATAGTCACCCggacaaattaaaaacaggttTAAAGAAAAAGACACACCCAAGTCTGTAAAGAACTCCCGTTTATTCTGGAAACACAACACATCGTCTAGAATAAGCAGGTGTTTTTCCACATCTGGGGATCTATTCTGAGGCTTGGGTTTGTAATTCACAGTGCTTCCACCACTGCCAAGGAACATAACGGGATTACTATGTGGTCCTAACCAGACTTAACTTACGCtaaaaatgagaaaccaaaCTCCTCCTCACCTTTACCCAAGCCTGctcatataatatatttattcagAATTGTCCACATTAAGGAAGCTTATAGCTTTAACTCGGGAAAACAACCCTGAATAAACAATCAAAAAGCCAATATCCAATTGAAATGAAAATTAAGTTTCCTTAGCAAGGGCAAATAAAAGCTCACTGATAATGTACCCAACACATTAGACTTGTTGGAATAGAGGTTTTAAGAGTAGGATATCTGGTTCAGATTCAGAACGAAGCAGACACATTTAGACTGAAGTGCTACTTGGTTTTGGTTCTCTTCATTACACAGGTAAATACCAGGACAATAAGACAAACATTACAGTCCAAACAGACACTTGACTCCAGGTAAAAGTCTGACATGACCCAGATGTCATTAACTGCAAATAGCACTAATTACATATTAACAGGTTTtggataaaaatatatatatcaaaataaatgtttccccCCTAAATGTAAAGATGTTCAAAGTCTACATTAATACCTTACAATATCTTACAATAATACCAAAGACCATCTATGGACTGTGATGAATACTGAGGCTTCAgatcaaatatacattttgctttttgcATCAAGATGTACAATCATTATGCTGGCTCTCTCATACTggtttatgtaaaataaaataatggggAAGCTCGGCAAAGAAGCATTGAAGTGGGAGGAATACGTGCCATAATTAAATAGTAAAAGCTTTGCTTTTATAAGCAATTTTGCAATTTTAGCCCAAATTTCACGATCTAAAGCTCAAAGCATTTTGGAAAATAAGACATTTAAAGTGCAAACATGCCAATAAGGATGCTCGTTTACAGTGGCAATTGTAACCTGatcaattttttaatttttatattagAAATTCCAGAACTTATTTTCATAATGTTATATAAATCTAGAGCATTTTTTGAGtccaaaaacaaagcaaaaccgAAACTATGAAAAGATTGTACATACTAATATATTTGTAATGGATTTTCCTGCAGAACTTTCCTCTTCTCAACTATGAAGAAAAATGTAGTGTTCAAATGTATACAACTATGTTTACTTTGTAAAAACAAGTTATTAATATTCACAATGAATTCCAcaatgcaccgaaaatattggGGTGGGGGTACATTTCAGATgccatattaatgtatttacacttttttttttttctttaacaagATATATGATTTTGGAAATTAATTACATGACCAAGAAGGCcattgcaagaaaacaaaaacaaaaaatcccatCCTTAGGTGTCAGGACTCTGATTGATGCCCACCCTTGCTAAGCTACTCAAGGAGGAGTGATTGTCTTTTCGCAgagcagaagcagccgtcagtCTTTACCCAGAGTGCACTGGACTCGGGTGTGACAGAaggtgcgtgtttgtgtgtgcgcgaAGGGGGGAGTGGTCTATTACCAGGTGGGCATCATATCAGGGAACCAGACCCGGCCCAGATGTTTGGAGACCTCCCAGTGGATCTGCTCCAGATTGTACTTCTGGTCTGGAATGAGTACCTCCTCCATGATGGACAGCTGTGACAGGCGGCCGCCGCACATCTTGACGAACTCCACGAAGGCGCTGCAGGACACCTCGCACTCGCCCAACCCGATGGCCGACAAGTGCTTGCAGCGCTCAGCGATGCGGATCAGCTCCTCGTCCAGCGGCCGTAGCCCGTTGGCGCACACCACCAGCTCCACCAGCCGCGGGCACGTCAAGCCCACCCGGCCCAGGACATCCTTGCTGACCGAGCGGCCGAAGTAGAGGTGGGTGACAGGGATCTCGTAGCGGAAGAAGGGGT
It includes:
- the acod1 gene encoding cis-aconitate decarboxylase isoform X1; its protein translation is MLRKGVTDSFGSAIHSLKAAHLTDTVIQRSKRMILDTLGVGLLGSTTAVFNKVLQYSKMYRATKTSTVWGRSDLTLPPPYAAFVNGVAVHSMDFDDTWHPATHPSGAVLPALLALAETLNTRTSGLELLLAFNVGVEVQGRLMRFSKEAHNIPKRFHPPAVVGIMGSAAASAKLLGLEVPQCREALAIAASYAGAPMANAATQTKPLHIGNATRRGLEAAYLSLLGLEGNRQILDMDSGFGAFYTDYTPDRLPNVSSYRWILEDQDVAFKRFPAHLGMHWVADAAAALRARLLATNPNMDFKQIKHIVLRVPNSRYINCPFPASEHEARHSFQFNACTAMLDGKVSVESFSSCEMDRMELKELLAKAKVENPQDNLSNFDTMYCEVQVELNNGEAFTERCNTFYGHWRKPLSQADLCQKFRDNASLVLPLDAVEGVINLVDNLEQLTDVSVLSSCLQMNMQTQLCQKMPH
- the acod1 gene encoding cis-aconitate decarboxylase isoform X2, with product MILDTLGVGLLGSTTAVFNKVLQYSKMYRATKTSTVWGRSDLTLPPPYAAFVNGVAVHSMDFDDTWHPATHPSGAVLPALLALAETLNTRTSGLELLLAFNVGVEVQGRLMRFSKEAHNIPKRFHPPAVVGIMGSAAASAKLLGLEVPQCREALAIAASYAGAPMANAATQTKPLHIGNATRRGLEAAYLSLLGLEGNRQILDMDSGFGAFYTDYTPDRLPNVSSYRWILEDQDVAFKRFPAHLGMHWVADAAAALRARLLATNPNMDFKQIKHIVLRVPNSRYINCPFPASEHEARHSFQFNACTAMLDGKVSVESFSSCEMDRMELKELLAKAKVENPQDNLSNFDTMYCEVQVELNNGEAFTERCNTFYGHWRKPLSQADLCQKFRDNASLVLPLDAVEGVINLVDNLEQLTDVSVLSSCLQMNMQTQLCQKMPH
- the LOC136751193 gene encoding glutamine amidotransferase-like class 1 domain-containing protein 3, mitochondrial; the protein is MAKRVAVVLAGCGVFDGSEIHEASAALVHLSRGGATVKMFAPNIDQMHVVDHVKGSPTEEKRNVLVESARLARGNIQDLAELDVGEQDAVIFPGGFGVAKNLCTWAVSGKDCTVNDQVKSTLQAFHSAKKPIGLCCISPVLAAKVFPGCEVTVGHNNNDDGRFPGADTAGAIEQLGCKHVCKNVDEAHVDEKNKIVTTCAFMCEAPLHEIFDGVGVMVQEVLKLA
- the cln5 gene encoding bis(monoacylglycero)phosphate synthase CLN5 encodes the protein MRGVQVLTWCVLSVLALSPQSFGLDRGENHQQWPVPYRRFDHRPKADPFCQALYPFCPTGAADGSIPAMHDSDVIEVFRLQAPVWEFKYGGLLGMFHIMHDAIGFRSTVTGQNYTMEWYELFQLGNCTFPHLRDEIRAPFWCNQGAACFFPGIDDQHWKQNGTLEKVAEMTGTQFNKMAKWVKEDNETGIYYETWTVQSEPSPDSTMWFESYDCSQFVHRTYRKLAEMGVTFKSAVQTNYTKLFLYSGQPTFLGNDTTIFGDTRKNPLAAEIRDFYHSFRPHQSIKDFLLSLLEIFDRVVLEKSFYLYYNYEYWHLPMKPPYIRITYEEVPLP